The Pseudomonas sp. FP198 genomic interval CAATTTCAGCGTCGCGGCGGTGATAATGCCGAGCGTGCCTTCGCTGCCGATGAACAGGTCCCGCAGGTCGTAGCCGGTATTGTCCTTGCGCAAGCCGCGCAAACCGTTCCAGATTTCACCCTCGGCGGTCACGACTTCCAGGCCCAGGGTCAGTTCGCGGGCATTGCCGTAGCGCAGCACCGCAGTGCCGCCGGCGTTGGTCCCCAGGTTGCCGCCGAGGGTGCAACTGCCTTCGGCGCCGAGGCTCAAAGGGAACAGGCGTCCGGCCTGGCGGGCAACGTCCTGGACGGTTTGCAGGATGCAGCCCGCCTCGACGGTGAGGGTGTCATTGTCGGTGTCGACGGCGCGAATCCGGTTCATCCGATCGAGCAACAGCAACACCGAGCGGCCGCTGTCGTCCGGGGTGGCGCCGCCCATCAGTCCGGTGTTGCCGCCCTGCACCACCACCGGCGTAGCTGTCGCGGCGCAAGCCCGGACTACCGCCGCGACTTCTTCGGTGCTGCCCGGATGGACCGCGGTGATCACTCGCCCGACGTAACGCCCCTGTCTGTCTGTCAGGTACGGCGCGGCTTCCTCGCCGCGTTGCACATTCCCGGCGCCCAGCAGGGCCTGCAAGGTCGAAAAGAGTGAATGGCTCATGGCTGCGAGGCCAAGGGAGCCGCATCTTGATACCTGGCGTGCAGATCACGCAGGGCCTGGGACGGTGCCATGCCGGTGCGCTCGCCGAGGTCGATCAGCCAGCCGCTGCGATGCCAGTCGCGCACGATGGCATCGAGTCTGGCCTGGGTGTCGTGCTCGCCCTTGCGCAGCCAGATCACCGAATTCGATGGGATCAGGTCCCCCGGCAGTGGGATCTCAAAGCCCGACCACTCGGCTTCGCTCAACAGTGCGTGCATGGTCGGGCTCACGTGCACCGCGGCCACGCAGCCATTGCCGCGAAGCGATAACAGCGACTCGGACTGGCTGCGAAAAGCCTTGATCTGTGCGCCATAGGTTTCTTGCAGCGGCTTGATGAAGTTGCTGCCCTGGGACACGCACACCGGTTTGCCCTTGAGGTCGGCCCATTGCGCTATGCCGGCGCCCTTGCGAATCAGCGCCGCGCCACCGACCTCTTCATAAGGCGTCGGCACGTAGTCGAGAATCTCCCCGCGCTCCTCCGTGAACTGCATGTTGGCGATCAGGATGTCGACTTTGCCCTGCTGCAAGAATTGCACGCGGTTCGGCGCAAGCACGGAAACGGTCTGCGTCTCCACCCCCAGCGCCTTGCCGATGCCCTGGGCCAACTCGACGTTGCCCCGGTGCTCGCCGGTCTTGGGGTCGATGGTGCCGAACGGCGCGCCACTGAGCATCACCCCCGACGCTGATGGCGTGCCGCTGCTCGATCTTGTCCAGTGTGGCGTCCGCCTGGGCCAGGCTGGCAGCGCAGCCGGCGGTCAAGGCCAGGCACAGAGCGGTCAGGGTTCGAGGGGAGAAAAATGAAGACATGGGCGATTACCTTGCGCGTCGGTCGTGAGTCGTTGAGAAAGCTGCAGGTGCGCCGCTGCTCAGGCGCCGTTGGCCTGGAACTGCTTTTGCAACTCGACCAAGGCGGGTGACGCCGGGGTGATGCGATTACGGGTCTGGGCGTCGATCAACCAGCCGCTGCGGTGCAATTGCTTGATGATCGGATCGAGCCTGGCCTGGGTATCGTTTTCGCCCTTGCGCGTCCAGATCACCGAGGGGGCCGGGTTCAGCTCCGGGCTCAGGGCGCGGTAGCCCTGCCACTCGGCGTTGTCGGCGATCAGCGGATTGATCAACGTGGCGTCATGCACGGCGGCAACGCAGTTGTTGCCCCGTAACGCCAGCAGCGATTCCGAGGAGCTCTTGAAGGCCTTGATCTGCACGCCCAGCTCGGTGAGCGGCTTGATGTAGCTGCTGCCCTGGGAAGTGCATACCGGTTGATTTTTCAGGTCTTCCCAGCGGCTGATCTGGCTGTCCTTGAGCACCGCCGCGGTGCCGCCGACTTGGTAGAACGGCGTAGGCACGAATCCGAGGATTTCACCGCGCTCGGTGGTCCATTCCATGTTGGCGATCAACAGATCGACTTTGCCCTGTTGCAGGAACTGCACGCGGTTGGCGGGCAAGACCGGCACCAGTTGCACCTCGGCGCCGAGTTGCCGGCCCAGTTCCTGGGCGAGGTCAACGTTGAGTCCGCGAGGTTTCTGGGTAGCGGGATCGATGCCGCCAAACGGGCCACCGGACAGCAGCACGCCGACCACCAACTCGTGGCGCTGCTCGATCTTCTCCAGGGTAGCGTCGGCCTGGGCAATGTCGACAGCTGCCAACGAGGCCAAGGCGCCCAGCAATACAGGCAGGAGATGTTTGACAGGTGAGCGCTCGAACAACATGGATTTCCCCTCATGGATGATCGGCGTACCCCGACCTGATGAGTGGGCATCCTAGGTACCGCTTGAAGCCAACGGAAATGCAAATATCTCATATCGTTATAACTCGCCCGGTTTGGTTTCCAGGCGAAAAACATATAACCGTTATTTTATTGGCCCACAGCGCAGATCACGTAAAGGGAGTGCAATCAATACATAAAAAACTGTAATGTTTAGGTTTTCAGTCTTGATATGAAGCAAATAGCCATGGCGACCCTGGATCTCGAATTGCTGCGCACCTTCATCGCCGTGGTCGACCACCATAGCTTTGCCGAAGCCGGCGCCCAACTGGCCCGCACGCAATCATCGGTCACCCAGCATATGCAGCGCCTGGAACAGCAGGTCGGGGTCACGTTGTTCGAAAAACGTGGCCGGCAAAAGCAGCTCACCGAAGCGGGCCAGCAGTTGCTGCGGCACGCGCGGCAGATGCTATCGCTCAACGACGATGCGCTCAATTCCCTGCGCGAAAGCAGCCTGAGCGGTGTATTGCGTATCGGCTCGCCCCACGATATTGCTGACACGATCCTGCCGCCGATCCTCAGCCACATCGCCCGCTCGGCCCCGCGCCTGCGCCTGGAAATCGATGTCGGCCGCAGCCCGTTCCTGATGGACGACCTGCATCGCGGCAAGGTCGACATGGTCATTTCCACCCGCCAGGATCCGAACCTTGAAGGCTTCGCCTTGCGCACCTCACCGGTGTGGTGGATCTGCTCGGCGCAGTACCTCCACAATCCCGGCGAACCGCTGCCGCTGATCCTCGTGGATGAGCCGAGCATCTATCGACGCTATGCCCTCGAAGCCCTTGAGCGCGCCAATATTCCCTGGCGCCAGGCCTACCTGGCCTCGAACCTGATCGGCATCAAGGCCGCCACCCGCGCCGGCCTGGGCGTCACGCCCCGCAGCATGGAAATGCTCGGCCCGGACATGCGGGTGCTCGGCGAGAACGATGGGCTGCCGCGACTGCCGGATGTGACCTATTACCTGTGGATCCGGCCGAATACCGTCAACGCACTGGTGCGTCGGGCTTATGAGCTGATCAGGAACAATCAGGGGCATTGAGGAGACAGCCCTCGTCGCTTCGCTTTATGCTGCCGGGCAGCAGATAGCCCTGCATCGCGTTCGGACCTGATACGGAGATCCCATGTCCTTTGTTCCCGCCTTTACCGATTTTTTGTTGACCCACCTGCAACAGGAAGAACGCAAGCGCATTCTCAAATCGATCGTGGTCACGGTAGCGCCGGAACTGTGGCTGAGCCTGGAGTCCGCGGCGCTACTCGACATCCAACGCAATCAGTTCGGCCTTGGCGGCCAGTTGGACGATCGCGCGGCGTTCAAGCCGGACGGCGCACTGGCTGACCGCGTCAACGTTCCCCGTTGGTTGATCGCTGCCGAACGGCGCAAAGTCGATATCTGGGTCGAGGACAGCTACGGAGAAGAACCCTCGACAGCCATCGAATTCAAGATCGTTCACAACAACAAGAACGCCTACGAGAAAATAAAGGGCATCCGCCAGGACCTGGTCAAACCTGTTCCCTGGACCGAGCCCGACGAGCCCATCGAACGCTGGGGCATCGTATTGCTGGTCTACACGCGCTTTTACAAGGACCAGCAAGGCGGTTACACCTATGGAAAATTCGCGACCTGCGAAGAGTTTCTAGGCACCTTTGCCACAAACCTGAGCGAGACCACGCCCTGGTACGCATCGGCGCCGCCACTTGAGCTGGCCATGGCGCCGACCCTGGTGACAGATCTCTGCGACGCCAACTACATTGCGCCTGGCAACGGTGCGGGGGTTTATCTGGCGTT includes:
- a CDS encoding transporter substrate-binding domain-containing protein, producing the protein MLFERSPVKHLLPVLLGALASLAAVDIAQADATLEKIEQRHELVVGVLLSGGPFGGIDPATQKPRGLNVDLAQELGRQLGAEVQLVPVLPANRVQFLQQGKVDLLIANMEWTTERGEILGFVPTPFYQVGGTAAVLKDSQISRWEDLKNQPVCTSQGSSYIKPLTELGVQIKAFKSSSESLLALRGNNCVAAVHDATLINPLIADNAEWQGYRALSPELNPAPSVIWTRKGENDTQARLDPIIKQLHRSGWLIDAQTRNRITPASPALVELQKQFQANGA
- a CDS encoding LysR substrate-binding domain-containing protein; the encoded protein is MATLDLELLRTFIAVVDHHSFAEAGAQLARTQSSVTQHMQRLEQQVGVTLFEKRGRQKQLTEAGQQLLRHARQMLSLNDDALNSLRESSLSGVLRIGSPHDIADTILPPILSHIARSAPRLRLEIDVGRSPFLMDDLHRGKVDMVISTRQDPNLEGFALRTSPVWWICSAQYLHNPGEPLPLILVDEPSIYRRYALEALERANIPWRQAYLASNLIGIKAATRAGLGVTPRSMEMLGPDMRVLGENDGLPRLPDVTYYLWIRPNTVNALVRRAYELIRNNQGH